The following proteins are encoded in a genomic region of Tenacibaculum sp. 190524A05c:
- a CDS encoding sensor histidine kinase, which translates to MKKILGLFLLLIAVVSCEKEHQSFDFQSPDFFFKKTRQGLSKDSLEFYLNILENIPTEKLSDSLQAEYAYMTSRFHDRLLDYDAAIGKLIFATSFTKEKIRNSREMLYFKALRAMYYRRKNDYLNAAGVNEKMAKLLDSSDYKKRAQIFYYNQLIQRGLGKPNEALLANAKAKEFFLKAKDTPNYLVLSLDRVPILNSLSKNDEAQEELRSVLPYEHFLDTQRKYQLYSAQGYSYNSTKKFVNALNAYKKALAYSKQLDPRVGLQEVANCYLNVGVMYSKLNNYQQSKVYLDSVFSLGMDRLNFTDQQEALRTKLEISYKLKEDFKYTSSRLDSLFSFLQKSSDTRINNELQVLRESYENGRNLQEEKNQVEIKSLKFERNQYILIALLLILIVITVLVLNFYRQRRFKIEKQNFLLQQRLLRSQMNPHFIFNSLSMIKQNVESNPNQYSKYIVKLSRLLRTVFDNSTQDYVLLEDELQSLEDYIELQKFRFPDRFDYEIENKITTENELFIPPMLLQPFVENAIIHGFGKLETKGDLYIEISQQKEFITCCIEDNGVGMQKSDLKKNSSMYLIDQFLFKMTGKKLEISNDETGKGTKIEIKIPYSEL; encoded by the coding sequence ATGAAAAAGATTCTTGGGTTGTTTTTACTGCTTATTGCTGTTGTTTCATGTGAAAAAGAACACCAATCATTTGATTTCCAATCGCCCGATTTTTTCTTCAAAAAAACAAGACAAGGTTTATCAAAGGATTCTCTTGAGTTCTACCTCAATATTTTAGAGAACATTCCAACCGAAAAACTTTCTGACTCTTTACAAGCTGAGTATGCTTACATGACTTCCCGTTTTCATGATCGATTATTAGATTATGATGCTGCCATTGGAAAATTAATATTCGCTACATCGTTCACCAAAGAGAAAATTAGAAATAGCAGAGAAATGTTGTACTTCAAGGCATTAAGAGCAATGTACTATAGACGAAAAAATGACTATTTAAATGCAGCTGGAGTAAACGAGAAAATGGCAAAATTGTTAGATTCTTCTGACTATAAGAAAAGAGCTCAAATATTTTATTATAACCAATTAATTCAAAGAGGTTTAGGAAAACCTAATGAAGCTCTTTTGGCTAATGCCAAAGCAAAAGAATTCTTTTTAAAAGCAAAAGACACTCCAAATTATTTAGTGTTAAGCTTAGATAGAGTGCCGATTCTAAATAGTTTATCTAAAAATGATGAAGCTCAGGAAGAACTTCGTAGCGTTTTACCTTATGAACATTTCTTAGATACACAGAGAAAATATCAATTATACAGTGCACAAGGCTATTCATACAACAGCACAAAAAAGTTTGTTAACGCCCTAAATGCTTATAAAAAAGCGCTCGCATATTCTAAGCAACTTGATCCTAGAGTTGGCCTTCAAGAGGTTGCCAATTGTTATTTAAATGTTGGCGTAATGTATTCTAAATTAAATAATTATCAACAGTCAAAAGTTTATTTAGATTCGGTTTTTAGCTTAGGAATGGATCGTCTAAATTTTACAGATCAACAAGAAGCCTTGCGAACAAAACTTGAAATTTCCTATAAGCTAAAAGAAGATTTTAAATACACCTCTTCTCGATTGGATTCGTTATTCTCATTCTTACAAAAGAGTAGTGATACGAGAATTAATAACGAGTTACAGGTATTACGAGAGTCCTACGAAAATGGGAGAAATTTACAGGAAGAGAAAAATCAAGTAGAAATCAAAAGTTTGAAGTTTGAACGAAACCAGTATATTCTGATTGCACTACTTCTTATTTTAATTGTAATTACTGTTTTAGTTCTGAATTTTTATCGTCAACGAAGATTCAAAATAGAAAAACAAAACTTCTTATTGCAACAGCGATTACTGCGCTCACAAATGAATCCTCATTTTATATTCAATAGCCTGAGTATGATCAAACAAAATGTGGAAAGTAATCCGAATCAGTATTCAAAATACATTGTGAAACTCTCTCGATTATTACGAACTGTTTTTGATAATTCTACTCAAGATTATGTGCTTTTAGAGGATGAATTGCAATCGTTAGAAGATTATATTGAGTTACAAAAATTCCGATTCCCTGATCGTTTTGACTATGAAATTGAAAATAAAATTACTACAGAAAATGAACTCTTCATTCCGCCGATGTTATTGCAACCTTTTGTAGAAAATGCTATTATTCATGGGTTTGGAAAACTAGAAACTAAAGGCGATTTATACATTGAAATTTCACAGCAAAAGGAGTTCATAACTTGTTGTATTGAAGATAATGGTGTCGGAATGCAAAAATCCGATCTCAAAAAGAATTCGTCTATGTATTTAATTGATCAGTTTTTGTTTAAAATGACAGGAAAAAAACTGGAAATTTCAAACGATGAAACAGGAAAAGGAACTAAAATTGAAATCAAAATACCATATTCAGAACTATAA